In the Populus trichocarpa isolate Nisqually-1 chromosome 1, P.trichocarpa_v4.1, whole genome shotgun sequence genome, one interval contains:
- the LOC18095011 gene encoding protein SOSEKI 1 isoform X4: MEVSSGIPTSCSSSGAGAGEVRRIHIIYFLSHNLGRIDQHPHLIRVHHSNRNGVYLRDVKRWLADLRGKDMPKAFAWSYKRRYKKGYVWQDLLDDDLITPISDNEYVLKGSEILAPPANPFVGSADGEKQENTGVELVENKAQNHEQRPSPNQICKDTTSRNTSSTEIPKESPTFTSEISTVTDDSIEEEEEEEEDACKRNNSRDQEQIDNKVEHSPFYTIFLGKSKKNQDERKDNTSSIEKMGTPSSFPSPSSSQSTFARSKSYSTGTSKVLRNLITCGAVDTNDAALVLQSQKNKNKYKPIDKPAGHICKGEELGGSARVFGTPWNQVQQQRQHNTAIASRKSFDGARSSKKQHNGFGSPKVVSPAYKPVAVPTCS; encoded by the exons atggaAGTATCATCAGGAATACCCACAAGCTGCAGCAGCAGCGGGGCTGGAGCTGGAGAAGTGAGACGTATTCATATCATTTACTTTCTCAGCCATAACTTGGGCCGTATTGATCAGCATCCTCATCTCATTCGTGTCCATCATTCTAATCGAAATGGTGTTTATCTAAGAG ATGTCAAGAGGTGGCTTGCGGACTTGCGAGGAAAAGACATGCCAAAAGCCTTTGCTTGGTCCTATAAgag GAGATACAAGAAAGGTTATGTTTGGCAAGATTTACTTGATGATGATCTTATTACCCCAATCTCTGACAATGAATATGTCCTCAAAGGATCTGAAATTTTAGCCCCTCCTGCTAATCCCTTTG TTGGTAGTGCAGATGGTGAAAAGCAAGAGAATACTGGAGTTGAATTAGTTGAAAACAAAGCACAGAATCATGAGCAACGCCCTTCACCAAACCAAATTTGTAAAGACACTACCTCAAGAAATACATCATCAACTGAGATACCTAAAGAATCACCTACATTCACCTCAGAGATTTCTACAGTGACTGACGATTCcatcgaagaagaagaagaagaagaagaggatgcATGCAAACGCAACAACTCTCGTGACCAAGAACAGATAGATAATAAGGTGGAACATTCACCCTTTTACACCATTTTTCTGGGCAAGAGCAAGAAAAACCAAGACGAGAGGAAAGACAACACCAGCAGCATCGAAAAGATGGGCACCCCAAGTTCATTCCCCTCCCCATCATCATCACAATCTACATTTGCAAGGAGTAAGAGCTATTCAACTGGAACATCCAAGGTGCTACGTAATTTGATTACATGTGGTGCTGTTGATACAAATGATGCCGCATTGGTTCTCcaaagccaaaaaaacaaaaataaatacaagccAATCGACAAGCCGGCTGGTCATATTTGTAAAGGAGAAGAACTTGGAGGGTCTGCCAGAGTTTTTGGTACTCCTTGGAATCAAGTCCAACAACAACGGCAACACAATACTGCTATTGCTAG CAGGAAAAGCTTTGACGGGGcgagaagttcaaagaagcagCATAATGGATTTGGCAGTCCAAAAGTGGTTTCTCCTGCATACAAGCCAGTGGCTGTACCCACCTGCTCGTAA
- the LOC18095011 gene encoding protein SOSEKI 1 isoform X5, whose translation MEVSSGIPTSCSSSGAGAGEVRRIHIIYFLSHNLGRIDQHPHLIRVHHSNRNGVYLRDVKRWLADLRGKDMPKAFAWSYKRRYKKGYVWQDLLDDDLITPISDNEYVLKGSEILAPPANPFVGSADGEKQENTGVELVENKAQNHEQRPSPNQICKDTTSRNTSSTEIPKESPTFTSEISTVTDDSIEEEEEEEEDACKRNNSRDQEQIDNKVEHSPFYTIFLGKSKKNQDERKDNTSSIEKMGTPSSFPSPSSSQSTFARSKSYSTGTSKVLRNLITCGAVDTNDAALVLQSQKNKNKYKPIDKPAGHICKGEELGGSARVFGTPWNQVQQQRQHNTAIARKSFDGARSSKKQHNGFGSPKVVSPAYKPVAVPTCS comes from the exons atggaAGTATCATCAGGAATACCCACAAGCTGCAGCAGCAGCGGGGCTGGAGCTGGAGAAGTGAGACGTATTCATATCATTTACTTTCTCAGCCATAACTTGGGCCGTATTGATCAGCATCCTCATCTCATTCGTGTCCATCATTCTAATCGAAATGGTGTTTATCTAAGAG ATGTCAAGAGGTGGCTTGCGGACTTGCGAGGAAAAGACATGCCAAAAGCCTTTGCTTGGTCCTATAAgag GAGATACAAGAAAGGTTATGTTTGGCAAGATTTACTTGATGATGATCTTATTACCCCAATCTCTGACAATGAATATGTCCTCAAAGGATCTGAAATTTTAGCCCCTCCTGCTAATCCCTTTG TTGGTAGTGCAGATGGTGAAAAGCAAGAGAATACTGGAGTTGAATTAGTTGAAAACAAAGCACAGAATCATGAGCAACGCCCTTCACCAAACCAAATTTGTAAAGACACTACCTCAAGAAATACATCATCAACTGAGATACCTAAAGAATCACCTACATTCACCTCAGAGATTTCTACAGTGACTGACGATTCcatcgaagaagaagaagaagaagaagaggatgcATGCAAACGCAACAACTCTCGTGACCAAGAACAGATAGATAATAAGGTGGAACATTCACCCTTTTACACCATTTTTCTGGGCAAGAGCAAGAAAAACCAAGACGAGAGGAAAGACAACACCAGCAGCATCGAAAAGATGGGCACCCCAAGTTCATTCCCCTCCCCATCATCATCACAATCTACATTTGCAAGGAGTAAGAGCTATTCAACTGGAACATCCAAGGTGCTACGTAATTTGATTACATGTGGTGCTGTTGATACAAATGATGCCGCATTGGTTCTCcaaagccaaaaaaacaaaaataaatacaagccAATCGACAAGCCGGCTGGTCATATTTGTAAAGGAGAAGAACTTGGAGGGTCTGCCAGAGTTTTTGGTACTCCTTGGAATCAAGTCCAACAACAACGGCAACACAATACTGCTATTGCTAG GAAAAGCTTTGACGGGGcgagaagttcaaagaagcagCATAATGGATTTGGCAGTCCAAAAGTGGTTTCTCCTGCATACAAGCCAGTGGCTGTACCCACCTGCTCGTAA
- the LOC18095011 gene encoding protein SOSEKI 1 isoform X3 codes for MEVSSGIPTSCSSSGAGAGEVRRIHIIYFLSHNLGRIDQHPHLIRVHHSNRNGVYLRDVKRWLADLRGKDMPKAFAWSYKRRYKKGYVWQDLLDDDLITPISDNEYVLKGSEILAPPANPFDGEKQENTGVELVENKAQNHEQRPSPNQICKDTTSRNTSSTEIPKESPTFTSEISTVTDDSIEEEEEEEEDACKRNNSRDQEQIDNKVEHSPFYTIFLGKSKKNQDERKDNTSSIEKMGTPSSFPSPSSSQSTFARSKSYSTGTSKVLRNLITCGAVDTNDAALVLQSQKNKNKYKPIDKPAGHICKGEELGGSARVFGTPWNQVQQQRQHNTAIASRKSFDGARSSKKQHNGFGSPKVVSPAYKPVAVPTCSQCGKSFRPEKLHSHMKSCRGLKVLAKAASTYVEKTPSPSHNPVDSASGDGYFLTN; via the exons atggaAGTATCATCAGGAATACCCACAAGCTGCAGCAGCAGCGGGGCTGGAGCTGGAGAAGTGAGACGTATTCATATCATTTACTTTCTCAGCCATAACTTGGGCCGTATTGATCAGCATCCTCATCTCATTCGTGTCCATCATTCTAATCGAAATGGTGTTTATCTAAGAG ATGTCAAGAGGTGGCTTGCGGACTTGCGAGGAAAAGACATGCCAAAAGCCTTTGCTTGGTCCTATAAgag GAGATACAAGAAAGGTTATGTTTGGCAAGATTTACTTGATGATGATCTTATTACCCCAATCTCTGACAATGAATATGTCCTCAAAGGATCTGAAATTTTAGCCCCTCCTGCTAATCCCTTTG ATGGTGAAAAGCAAGAGAATACTGGAGTTGAATTAGTTGAAAACAAAGCACAGAATCATGAGCAACGCCCTTCACCAAACCAAATTTGTAAAGACACTACCTCAAGAAATACATCATCAACTGAGATACCTAAAGAATCACCTACATTCACCTCAGAGATTTCTACAGTGACTGACGATTCcatcgaagaagaagaagaagaagaagaggatgcATGCAAACGCAACAACTCTCGTGACCAAGAACAGATAGATAATAAGGTGGAACATTCACCCTTTTACACCATTTTTCTGGGCAAGAGCAAGAAAAACCAAGACGAGAGGAAAGACAACACCAGCAGCATCGAAAAGATGGGCACCCCAAGTTCATTCCCCTCCCCATCATCATCACAATCTACATTTGCAAGGAGTAAGAGCTATTCAACTGGAACATCCAAGGTGCTACGTAATTTGATTACATGTGGTGCTGTTGATACAAATGATGCCGCATTGGTTCTCcaaagccaaaaaaacaaaaataaatacaagccAATCGACAAGCCGGCTGGTCATATTTGTAAAGGAGAAGAACTTGGAGGGTCTGCCAGAGTTTTTGGTACTCCTTGGAATCAAGTCCAACAACAACGGCAACACAATACTGCTATTGCTAG CAGGAAAAGCTTTGACGGGGcgagaagttcaaagaagcagCATAATGGATTTGGCAGTCCAAAAGTGGTTTCTCCTGCATACAAGCCAGTGGCTGTACCCACCTGCTC GCAGTGTGGGAAGTCATTCAGGCCAGAGAAATTGCACTCGCACATGAAGTCTTGCAGGGGATTGAAGGTCCTGGCAAAAGCTGCTTCGACTTATGTTGAGAAAACACCATCACCTTCAcataacccagttgattcagcaTCTGGGGATGGCTATTTCTTGACCAACTGA
- the LOC18095011 gene encoding protein SOSEKI 1 isoform X2, with amino-acid sequence MEVSSGIPTSCSSSGAGAGEVRRIHIIYFLSHNLGRIDQHPHLIRVHHSNRNGVYLRDVKRWLADLRGKDMPKAFAWSYKRRYKKGYVWQDLLDDDLITPISDNEYVLKGSEILAPPANPFVGSADGEKQENTGVELVENKAQNHEQRPSPNQICKDTTSRNTSSTEIPKESPTFTSEISTVTDDSIEEEEEEEEDACKRNNSRDQEQIDNKVEHSPFYTIFLGKSKKNQDERKDNTSSIEKMGTPSSFPSPSSSQSTFARSKSYSTGTSKVLRNLITCGAVDTNDAALVLQSQKNKNKYKPIDKPAGHICKGEELGGSARVFGTPWNQVQQQRQHNTAIARKSFDGARSSKKQHNGFGSPKVVSPAYKPVAVPTCSQCGKSFRPEKLHSHMKSCRGLKVLAKAASTYVEKTPSPSHNPVDSASGDGYFLTN; translated from the exons atggaAGTATCATCAGGAATACCCACAAGCTGCAGCAGCAGCGGGGCTGGAGCTGGAGAAGTGAGACGTATTCATATCATTTACTTTCTCAGCCATAACTTGGGCCGTATTGATCAGCATCCTCATCTCATTCGTGTCCATCATTCTAATCGAAATGGTGTTTATCTAAGAG ATGTCAAGAGGTGGCTTGCGGACTTGCGAGGAAAAGACATGCCAAAAGCCTTTGCTTGGTCCTATAAgag GAGATACAAGAAAGGTTATGTTTGGCAAGATTTACTTGATGATGATCTTATTACCCCAATCTCTGACAATGAATATGTCCTCAAAGGATCTGAAATTTTAGCCCCTCCTGCTAATCCCTTTG TTGGTAGTGCAGATGGTGAAAAGCAAGAGAATACTGGAGTTGAATTAGTTGAAAACAAAGCACAGAATCATGAGCAACGCCCTTCACCAAACCAAATTTGTAAAGACACTACCTCAAGAAATACATCATCAACTGAGATACCTAAAGAATCACCTACATTCACCTCAGAGATTTCTACAGTGACTGACGATTCcatcgaagaagaagaagaagaagaagaggatgcATGCAAACGCAACAACTCTCGTGACCAAGAACAGATAGATAATAAGGTGGAACATTCACCCTTTTACACCATTTTTCTGGGCAAGAGCAAGAAAAACCAAGACGAGAGGAAAGACAACACCAGCAGCATCGAAAAGATGGGCACCCCAAGTTCATTCCCCTCCCCATCATCATCACAATCTACATTTGCAAGGAGTAAGAGCTATTCAACTGGAACATCCAAGGTGCTACGTAATTTGATTACATGTGGTGCTGTTGATACAAATGATGCCGCATTGGTTCTCcaaagccaaaaaaacaaaaataaatacaagccAATCGACAAGCCGGCTGGTCATATTTGTAAAGGAGAAGAACTTGGAGGGTCTGCCAGAGTTTTTGGTACTCCTTGGAATCAAGTCCAACAACAACGGCAACACAATACTGCTATTGCTAG GAAAAGCTTTGACGGGGcgagaagttcaaagaagcagCATAATGGATTTGGCAGTCCAAAAGTGGTTTCTCCTGCATACAAGCCAGTGGCTGTACCCACCTGCTC GCAGTGTGGGAAGTCATTCAGGCCAGAGAAATTGCACTCGCACATGAAGTCTTGCAGGGGATTGAAGGTCCTGGCAAAAGCTGCTTCGACTTATGTTGAGAAAACACCATCACCTTCAcataacccagttgattcagcaTCTGGGGATGGCTATTTCTTGACCAACTGA
- the LOC18095010 gene encoding uncharacterized protein LOC18095010: MGSERCNIPCKPRYDITMSRRTRKPFMNFEEANRNPTTVSTEEERDAKDVAVHDKETESFPATDDVEEDRKSSLKQLIIDNAGNQESEPTKLVLQETRGGDDENIERKLSGSRNSLGQHFKGEEKQLQLVTMKQAKEGIEGVKLKGMVGRYVKVLSHLIRIKRDTRMNNGSRKKSLLRLPM; this comes from the coding sequence ATGGGAAGTGAGCGGTGCAATATTCCATGCAAACCCCGTTATGATATTACTATGTCCAGGAGAACAAGAAAGCCGTTCATGAATTTCGAAGAAGCCAATCGAAATCCCACAACAGTCTCgacagaagaagagagagatgcTAAAGATGTTGCTGTCCATGATAAAGAAACGGAGAGCTTTCCTGCAACAGATGATGTTGAAGAAGATCGTAAAAGCAGCCTGAAGCAACTTATAATCGACAACGCAGGCAACCAAGAAAGTGAACCCACCAAGCTGGTGCTGCAGGAAACAAGGGGCGGAGATGATGAAAACATTGAGAGGAAATTATCAGGAAGCAGGAATTCCCTTGGCCAGCATTTCAAGGGAGAAGAAAAGCAGCTTCAATTAGTAACAATGAAACAAGCAAAAGAAGGAATTGAAGGAGTGAAGCTTAAGGGAATGGTGGGTCGCTATGTCAAAGTGTTAAGCCATTTGATCAGAATCAAGCGTGACACACGCATGAATAATGGATCTCGGAAAAAGTCACTTCTCCGGTTGCCCATGTAG
- the LOC18095011 gene encoding protein SOSEKI 1 isoform X6 — protein sequence MPKAFAWSYKRRYKKGYVWQDLLDDDLITPISDNEYVLKGSEILAPPANPFVGSADGEKQENTGVELVENKAQNHEQRPSPNQICKDTTSRNTSSTEIPKESPTFTSEISTVTDDSIEEEEEEEEDACKRNNSRDQEQIDNKVEHSPFYTIFLGKSKKNQDERKDNTSSIEKMGTPSSFPSPSSSQSTFARSKSYSTGTSKVLRNLITCGAVDTNDAALVLQSQKNKNKYKPIDKPAGHICKGEELGGSARVFGTPWNQVQQQRQHNTAIASRKSFDGARSSKKQHNGFGSPKVVSPAYKPVAVPTCSQCGKSFRPEKLHSHMKSCRGLKVLAKAASTYVEKTPSPSHNPVDSASGDGYFLTN from the exons ATGCCAAAAGCCTTTGCTTGGTCCTATAAgag GAGATACAAGAAAGGTTATGTTTGGCAAGATTTACTTGATGATGATCTTATTACCCCAATCTCTGACAATGAATATGTCCTCAAAGGATCTGAAATTTTAGCCCCTCCTGCTAATCCCTTTG TTGGTAGTGCAGATGGTGAAAAGCAAGAGAATACTGGAGTTGAATTAGTTGAAAACAAAGCACAGAATCATGAGCAACGCCCTTCACCAAACCAAATTTGTAAAGACACTACCTCAAGAAATACATCATCAACTGAGATACCTAAAGAATCACCTACATTCACCTCAGAGATTTCTACAGTGACTGACGATTCcatcgaagaagaagaagaagaagaagaggatgcATGCAAACGCAACAACTCTCGTGACCAAGAACAGATAGATAATAAGGTGGAACATTCACCCTTTTACACCATTTTTCTGGGCAAGAGCAAGAAAAACCAAGACGAGAGGAAAGACAACACCAGCAGCATCGAAAAGATGGGCACCCCAAGTTCATTCCCCTCCCCATCATCATCACAATCTACATTTGCAAGGAGTAAGAGCTATTCAACTGGAACATCCAAGGTGCTACGTAATTTGATTACATGTGGTGCTGTTGATACAAATGATGCCGCATTGGTTCTCcaaagccaaaaaaacaaaaataaatacaagccAATCGACAAGCCGGCTGGTCATATTTGTAAAGGAGAAGAACTTGGAGGGTCTGCCAGAGTTTTTGGTACTCCTTGGAATCAAGTCCAACAACAACGGCAACACAATACTGCTATTGCTAG CAGGAAAAGCTTTGACGGGGcgagaagttcaaagaagcagCATAATGGATTTGGCAGTCCAAAAGTGGTTTCTCCTGCATACAAGCCAGTGGCTGTACCCACCTGCTC GCAGTGTGGGAAGTCATTCAGGCCAGAGAAATTGCACTCGCACATGAAGTCTTGCAGGGGATTGAAGGTCCTGGCAAAAGCTGCTTCGACTTATGTTGAGAAAACACCATCACCTTCAcataacccagttgattcagcaTCTGGGGATGGCTATTTCTTGACCAACTGA
- the LOC18095011 gene encoding protein SOSEKI 1 isoform X1, with amino-acid sequence MEVSSGIPTSCSSSGAGAGEVRRIHIIYFLSHNLGRIDQHPHLIRVHHSNRNGVYLRDVKRWLADLRGKDMPKAFAWSYKRRYKKGYVWQDLLDDDLITPISDNEYVLKGSEILAPPANPFVGSADGEKQENTGVELVENKAQNHEQRPSPNQICKDTTSRNTSSTEIPKESPTFTSEISTVTDDSIEEEEEEEEDACKRNNSRDQEQIDNKVEHSPFYTIFLGKSKKNQDERKDNTSSIEKMGTPSSFPSPSSSQSTFARSKSYSTGTSKVLRNLITCGAVDTNDAALVLQSQKNKNKYKPIDKPAGHICKGEELGGSARVFGTPWNQVQQQRQHNTAIASRKSFDGARSSKKQHNGFGSPKVVSPAYKPVAVPTCSQCGKSFRPEKLHSHMKSCRGLKVLAKAASTYVEKTPSPSHNPVDSASGDGYFLTN; translated from the exons atggaAGTATCATCAGGAATACCCACAAGCTGCAGCAGCAGCGGGGCTGGAGCTGGAGAAGTGAGACGTATTCATATCATTTACTTTCTCAGCCATAACTTGGGCCGTATTGATCAGCATCCTCATCTCATTCGTGTCCATCATTCTAATCGAAATGGTGTTTATCTAAGAG ATGTCAAGAGGTGGCTTGCGGACTTGCGAGGAAAAGACATGCCAAAAGCCTTTGCTTGGTCCTATAAgag GAGATACAAGAAAGGTTATGTTTGGCAAGATTTACTTGATGATGATCTTATTACCCCAATCTCTGACAATGAATATGTCCTCAAAGGATCTGAAATTTTAGCCCCTCCTGCTAATCCCTTTG TTGGTAGTGCAGATGGTGAAAAGCAAGAGAATACTGGAGTTGAATTAGTTGAAAACAAAGCACAGAATCATGAGCAACGCCCTTCACCAAACCAAATTTGTAAAGACACTACCTCAAGAAATACATCATCAACTGAGATACCTAAAGAATCACCTACATTCACCTCAGAGATTTCTACAGTGACTGACGATTCcatcgaagaagaagaagaagaagaagaggatgcATGCAAACGCAACAACTCTCGTGACCAAGAACAGATAGATAATAAGGTGGAACATTCACCCTTTTACACCATTTTTCTGGGCAAGAGCAAGAAAAACCAAGACGAGAGGAAAGACAACACCAGCAGCATCGAAAAGATGGGCACCCCAAGTTCATTCCCCTCCCCATCATCATCACAATCTACATTTGCAAGGAGTAAGAGCTATTCAACTGGAACATCCAAGGTGCTACGTAATTTGATTACATGTGGTGCTGTTGATACAAATGATGCCGCATTGGTTCTCcaaagccaaaaaaacaaaaataaatacaagccAATCGACAAGCCGGCTGGTCATATTTGTAAAGGAGAAGAACTTGGAGGGTCTGCCAGAGTTTTTGGTACTCCTTGGAATCAAGTCCAACAACAACGGCAACACAATACTGCTATTGCTAG CAGGAAAAGCTTTGACGGGGcgagaagttcaaagaagcagCATAATGGATTTGGCAGTCCAAAAGTGGTTTCTCCTGCATACAAGCCAGTGGCTGTACCCACCTGCTC GCAGTGTGGGAAGTCATTCAGGCCAGAGAAATTGCACTCGCACATGAAGTCTTGCAGGGGATTGAAGGTCCTGGCAAAAGCTGCTTCGACTTATGTTGAGAAAACACCATCACCTTCAcataacccagttgattcagcaTCTGGGGATGGCTATTTCTTGACCAACTGA